Proteins co-encoded in one Pseudochaenichthys georgianus chromosome 22, fPseGeo1.2, whole genome shotgun sequence genomic window:
- the LOC117467837 gene encoding uncharacterized protein, with the protein MKTKWCIYIMWSVLSIGILSYAQDTYESPFTRRKTHFKRQQSKSVKHLTTDDRKPPHQLPAIPSPLSVLTSAFMRPEEKLQSDFAYLQDVSVTCSTADFVLRVKPVFYGHGANAEELRLGSGCKSNGVLRPYGDLLFTYPLTACGAVRESPPGYLLYKFTLHYEPSPKRFPTRAQRIDVDIECRYQRNHHVHKLTVQPTWETPVMRKKLKGNANDFQMELMDDLWSTPALSRVYQLGKTVNFQISASHLSTGSKLYINSCYASPSSDSKSSLKYSIIGNFGCMLDSKSDPGASRFVSRTDKTLRFSIQAFQFTADPDSEVNIHCKLLVSSEDPGPAHKSCTYKKDRWKALSGDKSICDCCDSQCVPSKLQRAMMEGFSSSGSLLVSDQPYTTEDDLLPVGISGVGHVTMHDTDKLHSQETPLESDDVVTYDDYDEELDYAYEEEEEKEGFEEDEEGSGFILGVMPEPDSEELGFRDRVSVESKVKDSHQLKEDGSGFVGREESEEEEEFKGGEDETHWNQEEAEVLRHWEQLDEIFTSQVVPQRESHLPASESEEEERKHTGGGEEHERMERKHTGGGEEHERMMEERKHTGGGEEHERMMEERKHTGGGEEHERMMEERKHTGGGEEHERMMEWEEDDSLEDFVDDGESTWYFPWR; encoded by the exons ATGAAAACAAAGTGGTGTATCTATATAATGTGGAGTGTTTTATCAATTGGCATCCTCAGCTACGCACAGGACACTTATGAATCTCCATTCACCAGAAGGAAAACGCATTTTAAACGGCAACAATCCAAATCAGTCAAACATTTAACGACGGACGACAGAAAACCCCCCCACCAGTTACCTGCCATCCCTTCCCCATTGTCTGTACTCACTTCCGCGTTTATGCGTCCAGAGGAAAAGCTCCAGTCGGACTTTGCTTACCTGCAAGACGTTTCTGTCACCTGCTCCACGGCTGACTTTGTCTTGCGGGTCAAACCAGTTTTCTACGGCCATGGTGCCAATGCAGAGGAGCTGAGACTAGGCAGCGGCTGCAAAAGCAACGGGGTTCTCAGACCCTACGGTGACTTGCTCTTCACGTACCCTCTGACGGCGTGTGGAGCCGTGCGGGAG TCGCCCCCCGGTTATCTGCTCTACAAATTCACACTCCATTATGAGCCTTCGCCAAAACGTTTCCCAACCAGAGCGCAGCGGATCGATGTGGACATTGAATGCCGTTATCAAAG GAACCACCATGTGCACAAGCTGACAGTGCAGCCCACCTGGGAGACTCCTGTTATGCGTAAAAAACTGAAGGGAAATGCAAATGACTTCCAGATGGAGTTGATGGATG ATTTGTGGAGCACACCTGCCCTGTCACGGGTGTACCAGCTTGGAAAGACGGTTAATTTCCAGATCTCTGCATCTCATCTCTCAACTGGTTCAAAACTGTACATCAATAGCTGCTATGCTTCACCATCCAGTGACTCTAAATCATCCCTCAAATACAGCATCATTGGCAATTTTGG CTGTATGCTGGACAGTAAGAGCGACCCGGGGGCGTCTCGGTTCGTCTCTCGGACAGACAAGACCCTGAGATTCTCCATCCAGGCCTTCCAGTTCACTGCAGACCCTGACTCGGAG GTTAATATTCACTGCAAGTTATTAGTCTCATCTGAAGACCCGGGTCCTGCTCACAAATCATGCACCTACAAAAAGGACAG GTGGAAGGCCCTCTCTGGTGACAAGTCCATATGTGACTGCTGTGATTCACAGTGTGTGCCCTCTAAACTCCAGAGGGCCATGATGGAAG GTTTTTCCAGCAGTGGGTCTTTGCTGGTCTCTGATCAGCCGTACACGACAGAAGATGACCTTCTACCAGTCGGCATTAGCGGAGTCGGCCATGTCACAATGCATGACACCGATAAGCTACACAGTCAAGAGACCCCGCTGGAAAGTGATGATGTAGTGACTTATGATGATTACGACGAAGAGCTAGACTACGCatatgaagaagaggaggagaaggaggggtTTGAAGAGGATGAAGAAGGAAGTGGGTTTATCCTTGGAGTGATGCCTGAACCTGATTCAGAGGAGTTAGGATTTAGGGACAGGGTTTCAGTTGAGTCGAAGGTGAAGGATTCACATCAGTTAAAAGAGGATGGGTCAGGGTTTGTAGGgcgagaagaaagtgaagaggaggaggaatttAAAGGAGGAGAAGATGAGACCCATTGGAATCAGGAGGAGGCTGAAGTCTTACGTCATTGGGAGCAGTTGGATGAAATCTTCACATCACAAGTCGTCCCACAGAGAGAATCACACCTGCCGGCCTCTgaaagtgaggaagaggagaggaagcaTACAGGTGGAGGTGAAGAGCATGAGAGGATGGAGAGGAAGCATACAGGTGGAGGTGAAGAGCATGAGAGGATGATGGAGGAGAGGAAGCATACAGGTGGAGGTGAAGAGCATGAGAGGATGATGGAGGAGAGGAAGCATACAGGTGGAGGTGAAGAGCATGAGAGGATGATGGAGGAGAGGAAGCATACTGGTGGAGGTGAAGAGCATGAGAGGATGATGGAGTGGGAGGAAGACGACAGTCTAGAAGATTTCGTAGATGATGGAGAGAGTACCTGGTATTTCCCATGGAGGTAG